One genomic window of Gossypium hirsutum isolate 1008001.06 chromosome D11, Gossypium_hirsutum_v2.1, whole genome shotgun sequence includes the following:
- the LOC107948925 gene encoding uncharacterized protein isoform X3, translating into MMQIHVQSSFARFMCSQGYDTWIIELRGAGLSTQGMDFGQYIDPLDSISQRKDFYGKGTDYKRFSKTEKRYAFSNQITDLIEKLVNIIEEAERSSPVRAFDMQNSISTALKDMQKQLDLISKYDWDFDNYLEEDVPAVMEYIKDKSEPKDGKLLAIGHSMGSILLYAMLSRCAKACQPG; encoded by the exons ATGATGCAAATTCATGTTCAGTCCTCGTTCGCACGCTTCATGTGCAGTCAAGGGTATGATACTTGGATTATTGAACTCAGAGGTGCTGGATTGAGTACACAAGGAATGGATTTTGGACAATATATAGACCCTTTAGATTCTATTTCTCAGAGGAAGGATTTTTATGGTAAGGGTACAGATTATAAGAGGTTTTCAAAAACAGAAAAAAGATATGCTTTTTCCAATCAAATTACGGATTTAATTGAAAAGCTTGTAAATATAATTGAAGAAGCTGAAAGATCATCTCCAGTACGTGCTTTTGATATGCAAAACAGCATTTCCACAGCACTAAAAGATATGCAGAAACAACTTGATCTTATTTCCAAGTATGATTGGGACTTTGATAACTACCTAGAAGAAGACGTCCCTGCTGTG ATGGAATACATAAAGGATAAGAGTGAACCAAAGGATGGCAAGTTACTTGCAATTGGTCATTCTATGGGCAGTATCTTGCTATATGCGATGCTATCACGATGTG CTAAAGCATGTCAACCAGGATGA
- the LOC107948925 gene encoding uncharacterized protein isoform X1, producing the protein MMQIHVQSSFARFMCSQGYDTWIIELRGAGLSTQGMDFGQYIDPLDSISQRKDFYGKGTDYKRFSKTEKRYAFSNQITDLIEKLVNIIEEAERSSPVRAFDMQNSISTALKDMQKQLDLISKYDWDFDNYLEEDVPAVMEYIKDKSEPKDGKLLAIGHSMGSILLYAMLSRCGYEGKDSGLAAVTTLASSLDYMSSRSSLKLLLPLAVDLVYPCIIEFLNHHDAA; encoded by the exons ATGATGCAAATTCATGTTCAGTCCTCGTTCGCACGCTTCATGTGCAGTCAAGGGTATGATACTTGGATTATTGAACTCAGAGGTGCTGGATTGAGTACACAAGGAATGGATTTTGGACAATATATAGACCCTTTAGATTCTATTTCTCAGAGGAAGGATTTTTATGGTAAGGGTACAGATTATAAGAGGTTTTCAAAAACAGAAAAAAGATATGCTTTTTCCAATCAAATTACGGATTTAATTGAAAAGCTTGTAAATATAATTGAAGAAGCTGAAAGATCATCTCCAGTACGTGCTTTTGATATGCAAAACAGCATTTCCACAGCACTAAAAGATATGCAGAAACAACTTGATCTTATTTCCAAGTATGATTGGGACTTTGATAACTACCTAGAAGAAGACGTCCCTGCTGTG ATGGAATACATAAAGGATAAGAGTGAACCAAAGGATGGCAAGTTACTTGCAATTGGTCATTCTATGGGCAGTATCTTGCTATATGCGATGCTATCACGATGTG GTTATGAAGGAAAGGATTCTGGATTGGCAGCAGTCACTACGTTGGCATCATCATTGGACTATATGTCTTCTAGATCGTCACTCAAACTGCTTTTACCCTTG GCCGTAGATCTAGTGTATCCTTGTATAATAGAATTTCTCAATCATCATGACGCAGCTTGA
- the LOC107948925 gene encoding uncharacterized protein isoform X2, whose amino-acid sequence MMQIHVQSSFARFMCSQGYDTWIIELRGAGLSTQGMDFGQYIDPLDSISQRKDFYEAERSSPVRAFDMQNSISTALKDMQKQLDLISKYDWDFDNYLEEDVPAVMEYIKDKSEPKDGKLLAIGHSMGSILLYAMLSRCGYEGKDSGLAAVTTLASSLDYMSSRSSLKLLLPLAVDLVYPCIIEFLNHHDAA is encoded by the exons ATGATGCAAATTCATGTTCAGTCCTCGTTCGCACGCTTCATGTGCAGTCAAGGGTATGATACTTGGATTATTGAACTCAGAGGTGCTGGATTGAGTACACAAGGAATGGATTTTGGACAATATATAGACCCTTTAGATTCTATTTCTCAGAGGAAGGATTTTTATG AAGCTGAAAGATCATCTCCAGTACGTGCTTTTGATATGCAAAACAGCATTTCCACAGCACTAAAAGATATGCAGAAACAACTTGATCTTATTTCCAAGTATGATTGGGACTTTGATAACTACCTAGAAGAAGACGTCCCTGCTGTG ATGGAATACATAAAGGATAAGAGTGAACCAAAGGATGGCAAGTTACTTGCAATTGGTCATTCTATGGGCAGTATCTTGCTATATGCGATGCTATCACGATGTG GTTATGAAGGAAAGGATTCTGGATTGGCAGCAGTCACTACGTTGGCATCATCATTGGACTATATGTCTTCTAGATCGTCACTCAAACTGCTTTTACCCTTG GCCGTAGATCTAGTGTATCCTTGTATAATAGAATTTCTCAATCATCATGACGCAGCTTGA